A DNA window from Clavibacter sepedonicus contains the following coding sequences:
- a CDS encoding siderophore-interacting protein produces MTDSSAPAVPDRPVRAARTQHVLEVVRAERLTPHLVRVHLGGEGMRALLERAAPERLAATDAYVKLMLPPRGSGLTPPYDLPALRETRPAEALPAVRTYTLRHADPAAGTCAIDFVVHGDEGLAGPWAASAQPGDLLAASGPGGMYRPSEDAAIARVLLGDDSAVPAIAAALAAMPADATGVALLEVDGPDDELPLAHPSGVAVRWIHRSRTPDAVPGAPLVAAARALERPDGEVEVFAHGERGAMKELRAVLQDGWGIDRRALSLSAYWALGRAEDRFQAEKREPVGVIFGE; encoded by the coding sequence ATGACCGACTCCTCCGCACCCGCCGTCCCCGACCGTCCCGTCCGCGCCGCGCGGACGCAGCACGTGCTGGAGGTGGTCCGCGCCGAGCGACTCACCCCGCACCTCGTGCGCGTGCACCTCGGCGGCGAGGGGATGCGGGCGCTGCTGGAGCGGGCCGCCCCCGAGCGGCTCGCCGCGACCGACGCCTATGTGAAGCTGATGCTGCCGCCGCGGGGATCCGGGCTCACGCCGCCGTACGACCTGCCCGCCCTCCGCGAGACGCGGCCGGCCGAGGCGCTGCCGGCGGTGCGGACCTACACGCTGCGGCACGCGGATCCGGCCGCCGGCACCTGCGCGATCGACTTCGTCGTGCACGGGGACGAGGGGCTCGCGGGCCCCTGGGCGGCGTCCGCGCAGCCCGGCGACCTGCTCGCGGCGAGCGGCCCCGGTGGGATGTACCGGCCGAGCGAGGACGCCGCGATCGCGCGCGTCCTCCTCGGCGACGACTCCGCCGTGCCCGCCATCGCCGCGGCGCTCGCCGCCATGCCCGCCGACGCCACCGGGGTCGCGCTCCTCGAGGTCGACGGCCCGGACGACGAGCTCCCGCTCGCGCACCCCTCGGGCGTCGCCGTGCGCTGGATCCACCGCTCGCGCACGCCCGACGCCGTGCCGGGCGCGCCCCTCGTCGCCGCGGCCCGCGCGCTCGAGCGTCCCGACGGCGAGGTGGAGGTCTTCGCGCACGGCGAGCGCGGGGCGATGAAGGAGCTGCGGGCGGTCCTCCAGGACGGCTGGGGCATCGACCGCCGCGCCCTCTCGCTCTCCGCCTACTGGGCGCTCGGCCGCGCCGAGGACCGCTTCCAGGCGGAGAAGCGCGAGCCGGTGGGGGTGATCTTCGGGGAGTGA
- the lipA gene encoding lipoyl synthase has translation MSAAPEGRRMLRLEVRNAETPIERKPEWIKTKARMGPEYQALQQLVKTEDLHTVCQEAACPNIYECWEDREATFLIGGSQCTRRCDFCQIDTGKPADYDTDEPRRVADSVRRMGLRYATVTGVARDDLPDEGAWLHAETVRRIHADNPGTGVEILATDFSGNPDLLAEVFSSRPEVFAHNVETVPRIFKRIRPAFRYERSLDVITQGRDADLITKSNLILGMGETREEVSEALADLHDAGCDIITVTQYLRPSPRHLPVARWVRPEEFVEIKAEAEAIGFLGVLAGPLVRSSYRAGRLYAQSMSAKGRELPASLAHLADPANGFAQAVG, from the coding sequence ATGAGCGCCGCGCCCGAGGGTCGCCGCATGCTCCGCCTCGAGGTCCGCAACGCCGAGACGCCCATCGAGCGGAAGCCGGAGTGGATCAAGACGAAGGCCCGCATGGGGCCGGAGTACCAGGCCCTCCAGCAGCTCGTGAAGACCGAGGACCTGCACACCGTCTGCCAGGAGGCGGCGTGCCCCAACATCTACGAGTGCTGGGAGGACCGCGAGGCCACGTTCCTCATCGGCGGATCCCAGTGCACGCGCCGATGCGACTTCTGCCAGATCGACACCGGCAAGCCCGCCGACTACGACACCGACGAGCCGCGCCGCGTCGCCGACTCGGTGCGCCGGATGGGGCTCCGCTACGCCACCGTCACGGGTGTGGCGCGCGACGACCTCCCCGACGAGGGCGCGTGGCTGCACGCGGAGACCGTGCGGCGTATCCACGCGGACAACCCCGGCACGGGCGTCGAGATCCTCGCGACCGACTTCTCCGGGAACCCCGACCTCCTCGCCGAGGTCTTCTCGTCCCGGCCCGAGGTCTTCGCGCACAACGTCGAGACGGTGCCGCGCATCTTCAAGCGGATCCGGCCGGCATTCCGGTACGAGCGCTCCCTCGACGTGATCACGCAGGGGCGCGACGCCGACCTCATCACGAAGTCCAACCTCATCCTCGGCATGGGCGAGACGCGCGAGGAGGTGTCCGAGGCCCTTGCCGACCTGCACGACGCGGGCTGCGACATCATCACCGTCACGCAGTACCTGCGGCCGTCGCCGCGGCATCTGCCGGTCGCGCGCTGGGTGCGGCCGGAGGAGTTCGTGGAGATCAAGGCGGAAGCCGAGGCCATCGGCTTCCTCGGCGTGCTCGCCGGACCGCTCGTGCGCTCGTCGTACCGCGCCGGCCGGCTGTACGCGCAGTCGATGAGCGCGAAGGGCCGGGAGCTCCCCGCGAGTCTGGCGCACCTCGCGGATCCGGCGAACGGCTTCGCGCAGGCCGTCGGCTGA
- a CDS encoding PadR family transcriptional regulator → MAATSPSAGSAFGDAADGVWQAMESLRARFEKRDGTTAGHDAGHGAGPHDVRHAVLALLAEEPMHGYRIIHEIQERTAGAWTPNAGSVYPTLQLLTDEGLIAAETTDGRKVYALTESGRATIARDGITAPWADASHGHDAHDRHDRSALPKAGLSLAQAAAQVQRTGTPAQVAEAVTELDAARRRLYAILARE, encoded by the coding sequence ATGGCCGCAACGTCCCCGTCCGCAGGATCCGCATTCGGAGACGCCGCCGACGGCGTGTGGCAGGCGATGGAGTCGCTCCGCGCCCGCTTCGAGAAGCGCGACGGCACAACCGCCGGGCATGACGCCGGTCACGGTGCCGGCCCGCACGATGTGCGCCACGCGGTGCTCGCGCTCCTCGCCGAGGAGCCCATGCACGGCTACCGCATCATCCACGAGATCCAGGAGCGCACCGCCGGCGCCTGGACCCCGAACGCCGGATCCGTGTACCCCACGCTCCAGCTCCTCACCGACGAGGGCCTCATCGCGGCCGAGACCACCGACGGCCGCAAGGTCTACGCGCTGACGGAGTCCGGCCGCGCCACGATCGCCCGCGACGGCATCACCGCGCCGTGGGCCGACGCGTCCCACGGACACGACGCGCACGACCGCCACGACCGTTCCGCCCTCCCCAAGGCCGGGCTATCGCTCGCCCAGGCCGCGGCCCAGGTGCAGCGCACGGGCACCCCGGCGCAGGTCGCCGAGGCCGTCACCGAGCTCGACGCGGCCCGCCGCCGCCTCTACGCGATCCTCGCCCGGGAGTGA
- a CDS encoding ABC1 kinase family protein, producing the protein MTAATAGTAPGADPEADAPETRARYRRILRFAAWNLAVTWWYELFLPRVGLRRIADRTRTRRMKLFARRFRVLAVELGGLMIKVGQFMSSRLDVLPPEITAELEDLQDEVPAVPFPEIRALAERELGMPLADAFAWVDETPVAAASLGQAHRAVLGPIDSADTGLTGVVIKVQRPGIDDIVRIDLAALRRIGGWLTHVRLVSDRVDAPALVEEFAETSLEEIDYLHEARSSARFQEMFASDDRVAVPEIVWERSTRRVLTLEDVTAIKITDHAGLLAAGIDPVDVAPVFAAVMFDQLFADGFFHADPHPGNVFVTPVTDGSVEQGWTLTFIDFGMMGEVPPSTRRGLRKMLIAAASRDGKGLVDAARDIGVLLPSADTTQLELAMTRLFARFGGLGFAELREVDPREFRAFANEFQEVVRTLPFQLPDDFLLIIRAMSLTSGVCSALDPAFNLWDSVEPYAARLIREERGNVVRDIGTRVSDTAGTLARLPGRLDALLTRIDDGALPISDPTLERRVGALERTLRRAVSALVFGGLLAGGVLLRPDDEVLGTVLMVVSVFPLAQALVPGRRGR; encoded by the coding sequence GTGACCGCGGCCACGGCCGGCACCGCGCCCGGGGCGGATCCCGAGGCCGACGCCCCGGAGACGCGCGCCCGCTACCGCCGCATCCTCCGCTTCGCCGCGTGGAACCTCGCCGTCACGTGGTGGTACGAGCTGTTCCTGCCCCGCGTCGGCCTCCGTCGCATCGCCGACCGCACGCGCACGCGGCGCATGAAGCTCTTCGCCCGACGCTTCCGCGTCCTCGCCGTCGAGCTCGGCGGGCTCATGATCAAGGTCGGCCAGTTCATGTCGTCGCGCCTCGACGTGCTCCCGCCCGAGATCACCGCGGAGCTCGAGGACCTGCAGGACGAGGTGCCGGCCGTGCCCTTCCCCGAGATCCGGGCGCTGGCCGAACGCGAGCTCGGCATGCCGCTCGCCGACGCCTTCGCCTGGGTCGACGAGACGCCCGTCGCCGCCGCGTCGCTCGGCCAGGCGCACCGCGCCGTCCTCGGCCCGATCGACTCCGCCGACACGGGCCTCACGGGTGTCGTCATCAAGGTGCAGCGGCCGGGCATCGACGACATCGTCCGGATCGACCTGGCCGCCCTCCGCCGCATCGGCGGCTGGCTCACGCACGTCCGCCTCGTGTCCGACCGGGTGGACGCGCCGGCGCTCGTGGAGGAGTTCGCCGAGACGAGCCTCGAGGAGATCGACTACCTGCACGAGGCCCGCAGCTCTGCGCGCTTCCAGGAGATGTTCGCCTCGGACGACCGCGTGGCCGTGCCCGAGATCGTCTGGGAGCGCAGCACCCGCCGCGTGCTCACGCTCGAGGACGTGACGGCGATCAAGATCACCGACCACGCCGGGCTCCTCGCGGCCGGCATCGACCCGGTCGACGTCGCGCCCGTCTTCGCCGCGGTCATGTTCGACCAGCTCTTCGCCGACGGCTTCTTCCACGCGGATCCGCACCCCGGCAACGTCTTCGTCACGCCCGTGACGGACGGCTCCGTCGAGCAGGGCTGGACGCTCACGTTCATCGACTTCGGGATGATGGGCGAGGTCCCGCCGAGCACCCGCCGCGGACTCCGCAAAATGCTCATCGCCGCCGCCTCGCGCGACGGCAAGGGCCTCGTGGACGCGGCGCGCGACATCGGAGTGCTCCTCCCCTCCGCCGACACCACGCAGCTCGAGCTCGCCATGACCCGGCTCTTCGCCCGCTTCGGCGGCCTGGGCTTCGCGGAGCTGCGCGAGGTGGATCCGCGGGAGTTCCGCGCCTTCGCCAACGAGTTCCAGGAGGTGGTGCGCACCCTGCCGTTCCAGCTGCCGGACGACTTCCTCCTCATCATCCGCGCCATGTCGCTGACGTCGGGCGTGTGCAGTGCGCTGGATCCCGCGTTCAACCTGTGGGACTCGGTCGAGCCGTACGCGGCGCGCCTCATTCGCGAGGAGCGCGGCAACGTCGTGCGCGACATCGGCACGCGCGTCTCCGACACCGCGGGCACGCTCGCCCGCCTCCCCGGCCGCCTCGACGCGCTCCTCACCCGCATCGACGACGGCGCCCTCCCGATCAGCGACCCGACGCTCGAGCGCCGCGTCGGCGCCCTGGAGCGCACCCTCCGCCGCGCGGTCTCCGCCCTCGTCTTCGGTGGCCTCCTCGCCGGCGGCGTGCTCCTCCGCCCCGACGACGAGGTGCTCGGCACCGTGCTGATGGTCGTCTCCGTCTTCCCCCTCGCGCAGGCGCTCGTCCCGGGGCGCCGCGGCCGCTGA
- the lipB gene encoding lipoyl(octanoyl) transferase LipB encodes MVDIVVTGLSANSVPYIEALERQRALHADVVAGRAQDTVILLEHPSVYTAGRRTEPDDRPRDGTPVIDVDRGGRITWHGPGQLVGYPIVRLPEPLDVVAHVRRLEDALIALLAELGIASCRVDGRSGVWIRGTAPDGTPRDEKVAAIGVRVAERVTMHGFALNCSNALDAYDRIVPCGIRDAGVTSLSRVLGRTVTPADVVPLLRPHLVRALSNGSAMPATPALPSAAGARA; translated from the coding sequence GTGGTCGACATCGTCGTCACGGGGCTAAGCGCCAACTCCGTGCCGTACATCGAGGCCCTCGAGCGTCAGCGTGCCCTGCATGCCGACGTCGTCGCGGGCCGGGCGCAGGACACCGTCATCCTCCTCGAGCACCCCAGCGTGTACACCGCGGGGCGACGCACGGAGCCGGACGACAGGCCGCGCGATGGCACGCCGGTCATCGACGTCGACCGCGGCGGACGCATCACCTGGCACGGGCCGGGACAGCTCGTCGGCTACCCGATCGTCCGGCTGCCGGAGCCCCTCGACGTCGTGGCCCATGTGCGCCGCCTCGAGGACGCGCTCATCGCCCTCCTCGCCGAGCTCGGCATCGCGTCATGCCGCGTCGACGGCCGCTCCGGCGTCTGGATCCGCGGCACCGCCCCCGACGGCACGCCCCGCGACGAGAAGGTCGCCGCCATCGGCGTCCGCGTCGCCGAGCGGGTCACGATGCACGGCTTCGCCCTCAACTGCAGCAACGCGCTCGACGCCTACGACCGCATCGTCCCGTGCGGGATCCGCGACGCCGGCGTCACCTCCCTGAGCCGCGTCCTCGGCCGCACGGTGACGCCGGCCGACGTCGTCCCCCTCCTCCGCCCGCACCTCGTGCGCGCCCTCTCGAACGGATCCGCCATGCCCGCAACGCCCGCCCTCCCCTCCGCCGCCGGGGCCCGCGCATGA
- a CDS encoding ATP-binding protein produces the protein MLPPQQDEGPVSWRPGLLRSRTLVRWTGATRTAHPRRGWTRSPPTGPARRRRDGEHTAGAVVLLNGVPGSGKSHVARRLVDACPGWFLLDIDVLRTSIGGWADDFGRAGRIVRPIAHAIVRSVVRDGGTVVVPQLLDDEDELAGLAAQARGAGGRVTHVVLDVPLDECWRRLQARAAGHDPSRGSAGSWTRP, from the coding sequence ATCCTGCCCCCGCAACAAGATGAAGGCCCGGTCTCCTGGAGACCGGGCCTTCTGCGTTCCCGGACGCTCGTCCGGTGGACCGGCGCCACGCGGACCGCGCATCCCCGGCGAGGATGGACCCGATCGCCTCCGACGGGGCCGGCGCGACGGAGGCGAGATGGAGAGCACACGGCAGGCGCGGTCGTCCTCCTCAACGGCGTTCCCGGCAGCGGCAAGTCCCACGTCGCCCGGCGTCTGGTGGACGCCTGCCCCGGGTGGTTCCTCCTGGACATCGACGTGCTCCGCACCTCCATCGGCGGGTGGGCGGACGACTTCGGTCGGGCCGGTCGCATCGTCCGGCCCATCGCCCACGCGATCGTGCGGAGCGTCGTCCGCGACGGCGGCACGGTCGTCGTGCCGCAGCTGCTCGACGACGAGGACGAGCTGGCGGGTCTGGCTGCTCAGGCGCGCGGCGCGGGCGGCCGTGTGACGCACGTCGTGCTCGACGTGCCCCTGGACGAGTGCTGGCGACGCCTGCAGGCGCGGGCCGCGGGTCACGACCCGTCCCGCGGCTCAGCCGGGTCGTGGACGAGGCCCTGA
- a CDS encoding PA14 domain-containing protein translates to MRPARRLTSTAVIVALALVAEIFVALPAEAATTPTRPVASVPALTSDDVDVATPTIPSGSVDAPAPAYAQAPADPSAPAADESAVSPSSLSASAVARPRRAASASQLQDSAQLVSQSQFQDTYANDDGTESAVLSQTPLNVQDTKGDWVPVNTDITVRSSGAGVVPDHPLAPRFADSASDAGVLTLHHDGHVLKYTLDGAADSPLERPSADEVQYRDVFPRTDLHYAVTAGQVKEELILAAPPVPAAPSYTWHVSAAGLHAAQDADGSILFTDKAGSVVFGIPAPRMYDSSGIPDVQEPADAPVATTLTADGRGWTIRMAPDPAWLASPERAYPVHVDPSSVASWSNDQHEYKSDGTRLTDGTVRIGNARDHGDKYWRTVEHFDYEQLFGKQVLSARIDGSYYNGGTKALFGGSISAATSFSYNGVGDRLSQFAMSDNGSAQDDRLTDEIAKYVRDGSRGAYLIIGGDERPGVYTYKSIAVALVVTYKDMPTAGPAIAPSPADGARGPVMPTLAISGTDPEGTGLQYFYRISAGDDPEVGPVWESGWGAQQVKVPFGALKPGTRYHWKGYVKDGYDGVHGTSTLGISSTWSFTTNTPAMTAQAGSAPADGSVITTTTPTLTAPTIADPDGDPVRYRFQIASGADGTTGAVATSGWQAGTTWTVPANSLQDGGRYTWSVRASDGYDEPPVTWTDKIRVDRRVGDAGPAPTDTAGPVSVNLANGNVGLRFASPTVQTVGGSMGLGFSYNSMQAGSGGLLGRYYDGAAPLGDGDACHADAGTLATTRTDPSISFDWGDGSPAPGVDVDDFSAKWTGFLHVPTTGTYTFGMTRDDGGCVRVDGSTVYSGWRDDHVAQDTTGSTPTALTQGKPVPLEVDYFEHAGEAGVSLWVTDPTGAQYVVPADWFTRTVDTLPAGWSSTTALEGDAGDWSRAQVTDSAVILTDASGTAHTYTRTAGDGSGTGYTAPTGEHDRVSLDQSRQVVVTGDDGTITTFDPSGRVQGVTGPGDALKRATPLSARRPGTGLVDRISDPLSALGTSPETYGREVRFAYAGDTAPSLGLDAKDTDSTGSACPVAAGFAAPPADMLCRIVYPGHVAGAADTTRLS, encoded by the coding sequence ATGCGTCCTGCACGCCGTCTCACCTCCACCGCCGTCATCGTCGCCCTGGCCCTGGTCGCGGAGATCTTCGTCGCCCTGCCCGCCGAGGCCGCGACCACGCCGACCCGGCCCGTCGCCTCCGTGCCCGCGCTCACGTCCGACGACGTCGACGTCGCCACGCCGACGATCCCCAGCGGCTCGGTCGACGCCCCCGCTCCCGCGTACGCCCAGGCTCCCGCCGACCCGAGCGCGCCGGCCGCCGACGAGTCGGCCGTCTCGCCCTCCTCCCTCTCGGCCTCCGCCGTCGCCCGACCCCGGCGGGCGGCATCGGCGAGCCAGCTGCAGGACTCGGCCCAGCTCGTGTCCCAGTCGCAGTTCCAGGACACCTACGCGAACGACGACGGCACCGAGTCGGCGGTGCTCTCGCAGACGCCCCTCAACGTGCAGGACACGAAGGGCGACTGGGTGCCGGTCAACACGGACATCACCGTCCGGTCGTCCGGCGCGGGGGTCGTCCCCGACCACCCGCTCGCCCCGCGCTTCGCCGACTCCGCGTCCGACGCGGGCGTCCTCACGCTGCACCACGACGGGCACGTCCTGAAGTACACGCTCGACGGCGCCGCGGACAGCCCGCTCGAGCGGCCCAGCGCCGACGAGGTGCAGTACCGGGACGTGTTCCCGCGGACCGACCTGCACTACGCGGTGACGGCCGGTCAGGTCAAGGAGGAGCTCATCCTCGCGGCGCCGCCGGTGCCGGCCGCGCCCTCGTACACCTGGCATGTCAGCGCAGCCGGTCTGCACGCGGCGCAGGACGCCGACGGCTCCATCCTCTTCACGGACAAGGCGGGATCCGTCGTCTTCGGCATCCCCGCGCCGCGCATGTACGACTCGAGCGGGATCCCGGACGTGCAGGAGCCCGCCGACGCGCCCGTCGCCACGACGCTGACCGCCGACGGACGCGGCTGGACCATCCGGATGGCGCCCGATCCGGCGTGGCTCGCGAGCCCCGAGCGCGCCTACCCGGTGCACGTGGACCCGTCGTCCGTCGCGTCCTGGTCGAACGACCAGCACGAGTACAAGTCCGACGGCACCCGGCTCACCGACGGCACCGTCCGCATCGGCAACGCGCGGGACCACGGCGACAAGTACTGGCGCACGGTCGAGCACTTCGACTACGAGCAGCTGTTCGGCAAGCAGGTCCTCAGCGCCCGCATCGACGGCTCGTACTACAACGGCGGGACCAAGGCGCTCTTCGGCGGATCCATCAGCGCAGCCACCTCGTTCTCCTACAACGGGGTCGGCGACCGCCTGAGCCAGTTCGCGATGTCCGACAACGGATCCGCGCAGGACGACCGGCTCACCGACGAGATCGCCAAGTACGTGCGCGACGGCTCGCGCGGCGCGTACCTCATCATCGGCGGCGACGAGCGGCCCGGCGTCTACACGTACAAGTCGATCGCGGTCGCCCTCGTCGTGACCTATAAGGACATGCCCACCGCGGGCCCGGCCATCGCGCCGTCGCCCGCCGACGGAGCCCGCGGTCCCGTGATGCCCACGCTCGCGATCTCGGGGACGGACCCGGAGGGCACCGGGCTGCAGTACTTCTACCGCATCAGCGCCGGGGACGATCCCGAGGTGGGCCCGGTGTGGGAGTCGGGCTGGGGCGCGCAGCAGGTGAAGGTGCCGTTCGGCGCGTTGAAGCCCGGCACCAGGTACCACTGGAAGGGCTACGTCAAGGACGGGTACGACGGGGTGCACGGCACCTCCACTCTCGGCATCTCCTCCACGTGGAGCTTCACCACGAACACTCCGGCGATGACGGCGCAGGCGGGGTCCGCGCCCGCGGACGGCTCGGTCATCACCACGACCACGCCGACCCTGACGGCGCCGACCATCGCGGATCCCGACGGCGACCCGGTTCGGTACCGCTTCCAGATCGCCTCCGGGGCCGACGGCACCACGGGCGCGGTCGCGACGTCCGGCTGGCAGGCGGGCACGACGTGGACCGTTCCGGCGAACTCCCTGCAGGACGGCGGCCGCTACACCTGGTCGGTGCGCGCGTCCGACGGGTACGACGAGCCGCCGGTGACGTGGACGGACAAGATCCGGGTCGACCGCCGGGTCGGCGACGCCGGGCCCGCCCCGACGGACACCGCGGGTCCCGTCAGCGTGAACCTCGCGAACGGCAACGTCGGGCTGCGCTTCGCGTCGCCGACGGTGCAGACCGTGGGCGGCAGCATGGGCCTGGGCTTCAGCTACAACTCGATGCAAGCCGGCTCCGGCGGGCTCCTCGGCCGCTACTACGACGGCGCGGCTCCTCTCGGGGACGGCGACGCGTGCCACGCCGACGCCGGCACGCTCGCGACCACCCGCACCGATCCGTCGATCTCCTTCGACTGGGGCGACGGTTCCCCGGCTCCTGGGGTGGACGTGGACGACTTCTCCGCGAAGTGGACGGGCTTCCTGCACGTGCCCACCACGGGCACCTACACGTTCGGCATGACGCGCGATGACGGCGGCTGCGTCCGGGTCGACGGATCCACCGTGTACTCCGGATGGCGCGACGACCACGTCGCGCAGGACACCACGGGATCGACCCCGACCGCCTTGACGCAGGGCAAGCCCGTGCCGCTCGAGGTCGACTACTTCGAGCACGCGGGGGAGGCCGGGGTCTCGCTGTGGGTCACGGATCCGACGGGCGCCCAGTACGTGGTCCCCGCCGACTGGTTCACCCGCACCGTCGACACGCTCCCGGCCGGGTGGTCGTCGACCACCGCGCTCGAGGGCGACGCCGGCGACTGGTCGCGCGCCCAGGTCACGGACTCCGCCGTCATCCTCACCGACGCCTCCGGCACCGCGCACACCTACACGCGCACCGCGGGCGACGGATCCGGCACCGGCTACACGGCGCCGACGGGAGAGCACGACCGCGTCTCCCTCGACCAGTCGCGACAGGTCGTCGTGACCGGCGACGACGGGACGATCACCACCTTCGATCCGTCCGGCCGCGTGCAGGGCGTCACGGGACCGGGTGACGCCCTCAAGCGGGCGACGCCCCTGTCAGCCCGTCGACCCGGCACGGGCCTCGTCGACCGCATCTCGGATCCGCTCTCCGCGCTCGGCACCTCGCCCGAGACGTACGGCCGCGAGGTCCGCTTCGCGTACGCCGGCGACACCGCCCCGTCCCTGGGGCTCGACGCGAAGGACACGGACTCCACGGGATCCGCCTGCCCGGTCGCCGCCGGGTTCGCCGCGCCTCCCGCCGACATGCTCTGCCGCATCGTCTACCCGGGACACGTCGCGGGAGCAGCGGACACCACGCGCCTCTCCTGA